AAAGCTGACGAAACGCCGCCGGTTGTCCCTGAAGACACCGTTGCACAAGTTCACCATCAGAGTGCTGTTCGGAGGAACTGGACACCGCAATCTTAACTGGATGGACCACACCCCTGATCGAGCTAGATGCCCACTTGGGCGGTTGCCAATCTCGAGACGCCTCCAGGCGAGACTCGCTTGAGATTGCTGCACTAAGCACGGATACAGGCCCCTTGTTGTGTACTGTCTATTGTTTCAGACTGGGGTCAGCAGGGAAAGGTTTAAATAAAGTTTTAATTAATCATTACAAGTTGAATGATGAACAAGAAGCCGGAGCCATGCGCGCTCACAGCCCCCTGTTCACTTCATGAGCAGGGAGTTTCAGTAACCACTTGGGGAAAGGCGCGATCGGGATAGTAGGATAATAACGAGGGTGGTCTAGGCTAACCCTGCCATCGTTCTAGGTCCGCCTGACGTCTGGAACCTTCTGTCACCCGTTGAGCAGGCAGAGGATAGGGCCCGCGACATTAACATTAATAGATTATTCGGCATCGGTTTCTCAGGCAAACACGCTAGATTATTCAGAAAAACTATCCAGTTAACTCATCCAGCTATGGGCAGCACTCTTACCGAGCCATCTGCATCGAGTATCCTGATTGTTGATGACACGCCAGATAACTTACGTTTACTGTCGAGATTGTTGTCCCAACGAGGGTATGAGGTTCGTAAAGCGATTAATGGGGCAATGGCCTTGGCCTCAGCCCAGGCCGATCCGCCGGATTTAATTTTATTAGATATTCGGATGCCGGAAATGGATGGCTACAAAGTCTGTCAACACCTGAAGGCAAACGAGGCTACCCAGGATATTCCGGTTATTTTCCTGAGTGCGTTGGATGATGTCCTAGATAAGGTCAAAGCATTTGGAGTAGGTGGGGTAGATTACATTACTAAGCCTTTCCAAACCGAGGAAGTTTTGGCCCGGATTGATATGCAGTTACGTCTGCGCCACTTACAACAACAATTGGCGGAGCATAATCAACAACTGCAGCAACTGAATCAGGCATTGATGATTTCTAATCAAGAGTTAGAGCAGTTTGCCTATGCCGTCTCCCATGATCTCCAACAACCACTCCAAAGCATTACGGGATTTGTTAGCCTCATCCAAATGAAGTACCAGAAACAGTTGGATGCGGGGG
This DNA window, taken from Trichothermofontia sichuanensis B231, encodes the following:
- a CDS encoding response regulator, giving the protein MGSTLTEPSASSILIVDDTPDNLRLLSRLLSQRGYEVRKAINGAMALASAQADPPDLILLDIRMPEMDGYKVCQHLKANEATQDIPVIFLSALDDVLDKVKAFGVGGVDYITKPFQTEEVLARIDMQLRLRHLQQQLAEHNQQLQQLNQALMISNQELEQFAYAVSHDLQQPLQSITGFVSLIQMKYQKQLDAGVLEYIDRIFDAGKRMQRLIQDLLTYAQVGNMELDLTPIDLKLVLYQALANLEMLIAEQKAEITFGELPWVQGNETQLVQLFQNLIGNALKFTRPDVLPQIQISATEQADSWLLEVRDNGIGIPREHLKDIFQAFKRLQTDQKYVGTGIGLATCKKIVSTHGGKIFAESEVGQGTVFYFTLPKICELRSP